The DNA sequence TGAACCCTTTGGCTCGTTATTTTCATGCTGCCTAGTGCCGACGAACGGATCAAGATGCCTGCAAAAAAAGCGGCCACTACTAAGACAACGTGCAGCCCATGCACATGCAATCCTGTCTGTGCCTTGATGTAAAAAGAACAGCGCccaacagccaacagcaaGTTCTCATCCCGCCACCAACGAcacggaaaaaaaaaaaaaaaaaaccaagataaaagaattaaataaTGTCAGAAATGCTACGTATTTCCGTCAAATCGCACTTACGCATGTAAAGACCCATCAAAACCCACCTTCTTTCCCTCCCTTGTCCAAAAACTTCCCTTGGCAGCTTAGACAACAAAAGCGGCTGCAACCGGTCAGCTCAAAGAATGCAACCTTCTCCTCCCCTGCTTGCATCCCCCTGGTTCGGAAATACAGCCTCTTGGCTATATTTGAGCAAAGGGCTTACTAATTCCGAGATCTCGCTCTGTTTGTTAGAGATGCCGagaagattaaaaaaaaaagatgtatGCGTGTTCGGAGCTGAGAGTTTGTGTAGCATtccgatttttttttgtggttAATAAAAGGTCCTGCCGCTGCGAAGGATTTCGAGGACAGGCTAGGCTTGTTTGTTTCACGCTTCAGCGTTGGAGCGAGTGTCGATTGTCGTCTGTCTACATATTGGATGCAGACATATATGATCAACAGCTGCCGTTGATTGTCTTTTTCACTGATTCACTCTAGAGCGGCTGCTCATTCACATATACACTCTATACCTATACAGCCATCGAACCAGAGTGTATAGTGTATAAGTGGTGTATACAACCAcagctctcctcctccaccaccgccatcatggacgaaaaagaagccatcgccgcccCCATGGGCCTCGAAACGCCCTCGTCCGAAAAGGAAACGGCCGTCAACACGTCCGACTCGGAATCGGCCCAGCCATCCACGCCCACGCCCGCGTCGTCAGACCCCGTCCGCTCCATCACCGGCCTGCGCTGGCTGCTCGTCTGCTTCGCCCTCTACGTCGGCACCTTTGTCTACGGCCTCGACACCACCATTGCCGCCGACGTGCAgggcgccgtcgtcgagcGCTTCGGCCACGTCGAGCAGCTGGCCTGGATCGGCGCGGGCTTCCCGCTGGGgtccgtcgtcgtcatcacgCTCTGGGGCAAGCTGTACGGCACCTTCAACATGAAGTGGAACTTTGCCGTGGCCATGGTGCTGTTCCAGGTGGGCTCTGCGCTGTGCGGCGCTGCaccgacgatgacggcgcTGATAGTTGGGCGAGTTATCGCTGGAGCGGGCGGCGCGGGCATCTTCATGGGCACGCTGCAGTACTTCACGGCGCTGTCGCTGCCCAAGGAGCGCGGCACGTATCTCTCGGGCACGGCCTTCTGGTGGGGAATCGGCGCCGTGCTGGGCCCGCTGGTGGGCGGCGGCTTCACGCAGAGCAGCGCGACGTGGCGCTGGGCCTTTTACATCAACCTGGTGCTGGGCGGCGTCTTTGCGCCCGTCTACGTCTTCTGCCTGCCCGACGTGCACCCCGTCACGGACCGCACCATCCTGCAGCGCGTCAAGACGTTCGACTAcctgggcctgctgctgggcgccGCGGCGTGGGTGACGTACACGATGGGCTTCACCATGGCCGGCGGCCAGTGGCCCTGGAACGACGGGCGCACCATTGCCACGATTGTCGTCTTCGGCGTGCTGACGGTGCTGTACCTGTCGCAGCAGACCTTTTGCTGGTTCACGACGCTGGAGAACCGCTCGCTGCCGGTGCACCTGTTCCGGTCGCGCACGCAGATCCTGCTGGCCATCTCGACGCTCAGCAACATCGCCTCGCTCTTCGTCATGACCTACTTCATCCCCATCTACTTCCAGTTCGTCCACGGCGACTCGgccgtcgacgccgccgtgcgcctgctgccgctggtcATTGTCACCGTCAGCTTCAACCTGGCGTCGGGCCACTTCCTGTCGCGCATCCAGTACTACATGCCCATGTACGTCGTCTCGGGCGTGCTCGTGTCGCTGGGCTCGGCCCTGCTGACGGCGTACCTCGACCCGGACACGCCCAAGAGCTACATCTACGGCTTCACCGTCCTCACCGGCGTGGGCACCGGCCTGACGATCCAGATTGGCTTCACCGTCGCCACGCTCGTATGCGACCCCAAGGACCAGGGCAACGCCCTCTCCATCCAGAACATTGCCCAGGTCGGCGGCCAGGCCGTGTGGCTCGTCATTGCCGGCCAGGTCTTCCACAGCACCGCCGTCAAGAACCTGACCGAAGTGCTCGCCGGCACCAGCTTTACCCAGGCCGACATCcaggctgccattgccggcgCCCAGAGCGTCATCTTTGAGGAAATTACCGGCGACCTCAGGACCCAGGCCATCTTGGCAATCACAAAGGCCATGCAGCGCGTCTTTATTTGTATCTGTGCCGGAGGCGGTGGCATCATTGTCACCGGCCTGTTGATGAAGCGCGAGAAGCTGTTTGGCGAGATTATCGTGCATGGCGGCTAAGAAAAGGGGGGCGAGTAATgaagcagaaagaagaagaaaaggcttaTAAAGGATATAATTGTATGAATGAGATTCAAGGCATAAATGATGTATAGACAAGATGGCAGTCTGTTGATTTCCCCCTCATTATTAAAATAGGCATAATAGACGGCAATTCTTTGTTTAGAACTGGAATAAACATGTTAGAttctttccatcatcatttGCCGGTTGTAATTAGACTGAAAGCATTAGCATGGCATATGCCTTACCCATAGACAAGTCACTGTCAAGACTTGCATCAAACAAATCAGCACAAAACCTCACGTAAAGCACGGCGTCACCCGGTTCCGCCCAATAATCACATCGTAAAGCGCAAACGGCTCCATCGGCGCCTCCCTCAGATCCTGCTGCGTCCACGCATCCGGCACCATGCGCTTCACCAGCGTCATCGATCCCAGCGGCCTCCGCTTCACCGAGCTCTCCAGCACCTGCATCATGCGCGAGCGCTGCTCCTCCGTCCGCGACTCCAGCCCAATGATGAACAGCGGCCACGGCCGGTCGCAGTACTCAATCTCGTTGAGAATCCGAAACGCCTGGtccatggcgctggcgaGGCATTTGGACGTTTCGGGCTCGCCCTTTGCCATGCGCACGAGGTAGATTGTGGCGGCGAGGCGGAAGAGCTCGGCGATTTGCGTTTCCTGCGTGGCTTGCATGGTGTCGCTTGGGAGGACGGCGGCTTGGCGCTGCTCGAGGTATTTCAGGCGGATTTCCAGCGATCGGACTGTTTTGAGGTGCGACTCAGAGAGCCGGCTGGGGTGGCCGGGTTCGTAGACGTGGTCGACGACCTGGCATAAGAGGTCCAAGAGTTCCAGGGAGCAGCCAAGGATGGGCACAATCTTGATCACTCAGATCAGTAAGCATCTCTCACAGCTTTGTTATCACTTACAGTCTGTCTCTCGGGCGAAAACACGGCCTTGGAAAGCACCTTTTTCTGTCCCGCCAGGTGAACCTGGTCCTGATTCCTCTTCCGCCAGTGCCGGATACTAAACTTGTACATTGCATCATGATAAAAGATCCAGTCGATAATCATTGCCTCGTCCCCAAAGTACGTGTCGTGCTGCTTGGTAATCATGTTGGCGAGCCTCTTTGTgccgcagaagaagatggcccaGTTGAGATCCGACGTGTCAAAGTTCATTGTCTACCAGTCATGAGAATGCTTGTTTGAATTAGACGCAACTCCGCAGACGGGACAAACCTCGTATATATTCAGCAGCAtgctcgccgccatcatctgcatgCACTCGGCCGCCTTGGCCGTCTCAATCGCCGCCTGGAGCGCGCGAATCGCCGCCATCTGGTGCATCACGGCCGCCTTTTCCATGGCCAGGTGCTGGTACGACAGCGCGCTGATGGCATATCGCGACGCCAGCGACGGCAGGCTGTCGTCCTGAAAGGCCATCCGGACCAGCAGGCCGTAGAGCTCGTCGTTGCGGTTGCTGGACGACAATATCCGCGCAACGGGGCTCCAGGCTGTCGACCTCATAAGCATTGCACTTGTCACATGCTTCATAATGTCTGCGACTTACAATTGGTAGATAAAAAGGGAtccagcttggccatgttCACGTCCGGCTGCCTTACACACCACCGCTCGCACGCTTCATACCTCGACAGGGCTTTGGAAAATCCATTCATTAGCAAGAACCACCAATATTGAAACTTCATGATCCAATTACCATTGTCCTGCGACGCCCTGACATCCTCGCTCGTCGCATGCACAAAAACCGCCTCCTTGGCCCGTACCGGAATGATGAAATGCTTCTTGTGCAGCGACGCAGACCGGCGCTCATCGCCCTTTCGCGGCCACGACAGCTTCAAGCCGTAGCCCAGACATTGGCGGCCCTTTTTCACGCAGTTGTTGCAGTGCGGCCGAGTCTTGTCACACGCAATCTTTTGTTCTGTGAGGGTCAAGTGTGTGAAGTTAGCGGCTGAGTCGGAGATGGCTGATGGATGGGAGCTTTTTAGACGTACGACGACAGTTCCAGCAGCGCTTCTGCGTTTGCGTCATGGAGAAatctgtatatatatatatatatatttatgTAAACGAATGAATTAATATGGGCGTGTGATGGGAGTTGCAAAGAGAGTTGCCAGGCAAGTTGTTGCGAACAAACCCTGTACCCAAGTAAATAGCTGCAGAAGCAATCTTGATGACAAATGCCCGTTGATACGCAGCACTGAGGACGTGGTCCGGCGCTGTTTATTAACGATGAcataccaaaaaaaaaaaaaaaactctggGGATAACTTATGTCAGCGCCGAAAAGCAAATTACGCCAGACTTGACTTGGCAAAAGCTGGATAACCCGTAATGGCAGTATCTTCCATGTATGTCTTGACGTGGCGATTACTACTgggcttttgcttcttgagTTATATACTCGTCGCCTATTCGCGGCTTCAACTGCAAGTCTCGCAGCTGAATTGATGCCTTTACTTGTTGATGTCAAGTATCTATCTGTACAGTTTACAAAAGGGGGGGTTCATTATTTAGCACCCCCTTTCCCGTTTCCCAATACCTCAACCAACAATGCAGTCAGTCCAATGCATGAAAATATAAATGTTTTATACATACACGTGGTAGCAGTAAGATGATGAATTAAAAAATCGCTGAAAATTCCCACGGCTGGGATGCTGCACAATAGTCCCCTCAAAACAGATCCCACATCCTGTCCATAGGCGCTTCAACAACACCAACcaagcatacatgtacaacCCCCTTTCCTCAATCAATGAAACTCAGCCTCCACCCGGCCATACCTCACCCCATCCACCTTGAGCTCAAATCCCAACCCCGCACTGTCCacaatcatctccagcgtGAAATCGAGATTGTCAAACTCCACGCCCCGCGTCGTCGTCAGCCTCGTAAACAGGCTCCTCGGCACCGCGTTCAGATCCGTCGTCAACGTGCACACATTGACCAGATCCCGCGTGTACGCCGCGGGCGGGTCGTCGGCGTCGCACGCAATCAGGTCGTCCGTCACGATGAGCGACTGGCCGGGACGGAAGTTGCGCGTGTAGTGGAAGGCAATGGGGGATAGAGGAGAGAGCGATTCACCCTGCATCGAATTGTTAGATCTGTaacagaggaaaaaaaaacctttttttaaaagacATACCTTGGCAATGTGCCACTGCATCCGATCCGATACCATCCACCGCTCCCACAGCGGCGACCAGTATCGCTCGCTCACAGAGTGCTTCTCCTCATCATACACCGTCGCAAACGACGTTCCATAGTGCATCCTCGACTTTCTCGAAATCACCATGTTGCCCTCCAGGCCCCTCAGCACCGCTCCGCGCACCACAGCCGTCCACGCATACACCGGCTGCATCACCTCGATCGACCCGCTGTCCTGCGATGAATTTGCATTCGCGTGCGTTGGCCGCTCGCTGTACGGTGGCGGCGCGGCGCTTGAAAAGTGTGACTTGAGCCGTCGGTACAGATAGTCGCTCTGGCCGAAGCCGCCGACTAACACGATGCCGGAGACGATGCCCCCCTTGGCACGGAGGCCTTCGACTTGGCCTTGCACCAGATCGCAGACCTCTTTGACGACGGGCTCAAAGATGTCCTTGATCTGCTCGGCGCTCATGACCATGAATCCCGAGTCAAGTCctgcttcttcgtcatcgggAAGACCAGGGAAACTGCAAAAAAGCAGGTTAGCTCTGTAAACAAGTATGGCGTGCATGTGAGAAACATACGGAACATTAATCTCCTGGTGCTCATCCTCGTTAAAGTTGCGCTTGACAAACTCTTCAAAGTACCGCAGACCCATCTGCCACGTCTTGccctttttcgtcttcatctcatcgAACCGAGCCTGGCCCAGCCTGGTCCGGACATGCTCCTCGAACCTGTAGTTCAAGAACGCGCTTCCACACAGTCCTCCCGTTCCCACTGCAGATTCCTCGACTCTCAGTGGCTTTAGGGATATAATTTTATACGCAATCAAGCTGGAATCTGTTTAGCTCTCGTTTTCATaacaggggaaaaaaaaacatgacATACTCTACCGTTCCACCGCCCGCGTCACAAACGATAAAGTTATCGCCAATGTTCAAATGATTCGGCTGAATGGCCTTGAGCGTATaaaccgccgccgcctccggcTCGCTAATCATCTGAATCTCCGACCGACTGCCCATGCCCGCCCGCTCCGCCGCCTGCAACGTCGTGTTCTTGGCCGCATCGCTCCACACCGCCGGGCACGTCAGCACAAACTCGACCTTTGTCGACGCCATAAAAGACTCGCCGTAGCGCCGCGTCAGGGTGTCCATGGTGTGCCGGTAAATCTGCGTCAGGTAGTCGCTGACGGCGTCCACGACGTTCTTGTTGAACTTTTTCAGCTGCGCCGCCGTGTCCAGCGGGCTGACGTAAAAGGGGAGCTTTTGGGAGCGGTCGAGAAACAGCTTGATGCATCGTAGCCGCGACTCGTCTGGCTTGAACTGGAACCCCCATTTCACAGTGGGCTCGGCGCCGGTTGAGTCGTTGGCTGGGAAGCTGTATGAAATCTCCGTAGGGACCTTGTCTGAGGtgatgccattgccgcctGGCCACGTCTTGATGATTTCGACGTCATCCGGCGTTGATGTGTATACCGCAGCGACACTGAAGCCATgttagcaaaaaaaagtctttgtTCTTCCTCTCAAACCAGCCCAACAAAGGACGCCGCCCACTCACCCTGAAAATGTCGTCCCAAAGTCCACTCCCACAATCAACCGATCCGTCATCGGCGGCTGCTCCCTCACCGGCTCCCTGACCGGGCCATTGATCGCCTCCGTAGAGCTCGGCGGCGTGTAACTGGTGAAGTAGCTTCTGCTCTCCTGATTCCGCCGACTCGGCGTCGTACGCACCGGCAAACTGAGATTCTGCATCCTTCTCTCAACGACGCCAGCAAGAATTCACTTCCAATGTTTTCAATCCTCAGTGAACACAACCAACGCTCATGTCCGAGAGTCTGgccccctctcctctctcactCTCCAACCCTTCCTCCGTTGCCGTTTAGAACAGAGACTACGCTCAAACAGCAGCCCAGGTGcgaaataaaaaaaccaGCAATGCAATCCGCTGATGAGAAGACGTCCAAGAGTCGCCAAGAAGAAATGGTCCCAAGGAGCGAGTCGAAGCGCCAGTCCCTGAATTCACACAAACTTTGGTCTATCCCCCTTATCTTACCGCCAATTCaccaacagctccagccagAAATATCGCTGCCGCtatcgtcgtcgccgtccaCATCAACTGTTCCCTCTCCTAATCTCTCGATATCCCCCTCGAATTCAACAAAGGTCAAGATTCGAGACCTCGGAAAAAGCCTCTCAAAAACTCCGGCCCCTTTCGCAGAGACAATCGCATACAATCTCTTTCTTTATCAACAGTGAGGACCGAGAGAAACTATCGtcttgaagagagagagggagagaaaccGAGCATATAAAAAGGCCAAAAGTCCCCTGGTCGTTTCTTCTCAAGATTATCCTGTTGCCTggtgtcctttttttttataaaacgttccaaggctgccttcagcttctccctcTAGTGGGTGGTTTCCCCAATCTATAGCGCTGGGGTGCCCCCCAGTTTGCCTTGGAGGGGCTTAGCGCACTCACGTGACCATTGGTCGTatgcttcttttgccttcTCTTTTGACATTAGTGATGTACTTTTTGTATGTTGCCGTGGTATTCTCTGTACTTTGCTGCATTGCAGTTTCTAAGCGTATTGCACGTGTAGAATTGGCAACATCTATAATTTAAATCTCTCACTTTCATGTTAATTTCAACATTATAAATGAAATCACGAATCGATGCtccaaaacaagaaaaagggttGACGTGGCAGTGCATCCAAACCAGGTTCCCACAAGGCTCCCAGATTTCGCAGTGGATCTTCCCTCTCATCGGCCACGCCTCAaactcatctcatctcatatGAACCGTTCATTCCATCACATAAACTaggcatcaacaacacaAAAAACAGCCGAGTTACCCATTCATTATCCGCCCTCATCCGCTACCTACTGCTGTCGCAGTTACCGAGGCATTGGATAGACGAAATACAAAAGGGAGCGAGGGCGCAACTCCGCCGAATACGCTTACATGGTGTCCTGTCCTGTCCCACTTGCAACCCTTACAACCAAGTACGGGCGCACACAGTACCGTTTAGGCATCAAGATACAGCCGCAGCGGGTGTTAATAAGCGGTAGACGGAGATTTCTTCATATACGCTACGATATATCCCCTTTGGTTCGCTCCTCGTCATTACACTTCAAAAAGATTTCCAACTCGAGAATCAATCACTAGACATTTAACAAGTTGGTAAAATATACATAGACAAAGAAATCATGGAACAAGATGAGACTGATAAATTATACTTCATTGCTTTGAACAAATTGTGTGAGGGGTGTAGAGTAAATACGCAATATAAAGAACCAGTGTTCACATCAGATAAAAACTCCAGTCTCCAATGAAAATAGCAATTAACAAAAATTGCGCCTATATTGCCTCAGCCACAAAATCTGGGGGATCTTTTGTTTGCAAAAAATAGTTGGCAAAAACGACCGTAAAGAAGAGATATActatagatatatatatgtgaGTATTCCCACCACAacagaaacaagagaaataACGCCGCAGACTCCGGTCCCTAATCTTcagtctttctttcttcttctcattcttcctcttctcgtcttctcccctctttggtataaaaaaaaagttagaaaaaaagaaaaaagaaacgattttgacaaaggaaataatataatatgGTGTACTATGTGAGGTATGTGGGTTCAAGCAAGGCGAGGGCCATGctcgcccttcttttttttcagtcTATCATGGGGGTATTTCGGGTGCTTTGAAAGCGCGCTCAAATTGTTTCAAATATCGAAAGAAGCGAAATAAAATCCAAAAggtataataaataattcgAAGGCTGCCTCGAGCTGCGGCTCCGATTCGTCTTTGTCGAAAACCTTCCCGAGGGCGATATATCGTGTGTAGATGGATGTATGTAGGAGTAGGTGTTTGTGCCAGCCGAAATACGCAGAATAAACCAAAAGAATTTGATACCCCAATCAAAAATGtcggaaaataaaaaaaagcccatGATATGATGGTCGACCCGGCGACTCAAGATCCAAGGAGTGAGAGAAAATGTGTCGCACACCAACACCAAAACACCATTTATCatgcgaagaaaaaaatagcaCACGCcatattaataataaaaaaaaaaccaactttttttttgttgccTCACCACTGAACATGAACATgtccaagagaagaaaaaacaaaagagactCCCTCCATCGCGCGATAAACAAATTATTAATGGAATCTCTTAGATGCGgtttccagcagcccaaaTGCTTGCGGAAGCCGAAGCGCTCCACTCACCACCCTCGTACGGGGGAGTGGGCCACTTGTACTGGTTCGAGGTTTTCTTGCTGAGATCGAGAGGCTTCGGTGCCATGGCCTCAGCGCCATCTGCGTAGAGCAGTtggttgctgttggcagACGGTGATGGACTGGGGTATGGTTGAGAGCTGGACAGGCCCAAGTTGCTCGCAGACTGTCGCAGCGGCTTCGTGTTGTTTTCCAAGCGCTTCATCGCCCGCTGAGTCGCGGTAAGAGCCTCATCGAGgagctcgtcttcctcggccGGTGTCTCGTACTGCTGGACATCGTGAACCGCCTGGGCACGTCGAGTTCGGCTTGAGATGGGGCCGTTTCGGGCGGCGCCAATCAGGTTGTCGACAGATCTGGGCTGTTGATACGGCAGCGAGTGGTGGCGCTTAAGCTTTCCGGCGGCGGCAAGCTGATGTGACGGGGGGAACGGGAGCTCTGGGCTCAGCGCCCTGGACATCGTGCAGGGCCTTGTCCAAGGACTCATATCCTCCCTCCACCTTTGGGACGACGCTCACTTGCTGGTCAACAAGCATAGACGATCGATTGCTGTTCCAAGGGCTGCATCCCACTTGCGCTTCCATGTCGTCGTATGCTGGCGAAACAGGAGTTTGGTGGCGGCCAGAGAAGCGTCTAGCTCGCTTGCGAAGGtgcgagaagaagctctccttGTGAGCGCTAGGAGGTGACGCAAGGCCTGTCTGCCCATTCAGAGCGCGCTCAGCCTGAGCGCGGTGCAGCTCGGTGTAGTTGTTGTTGCTCGAGTTCACAGAGAGCTGTCGGCCAagcttcttgctcttgtccAGGCTGTcggtgttgctgttggcacGCGCCGTCACGGCATCGGACAATGGCGAAATAGGCTTGATGGAAGGCAGAATTGGCATTGGCGCCGCGCTGGAGAGACCGTTGGCCCAAGTGGTCCGCTTGGACTTGGCAACCTGCTTAGTATTGGCGGTATCGACAGTGCTGGAGGTTTGCACAGGCGACGGCTGGATGGGGGCAACAACTACGGTTTCGGGAATGTCGCTGCGGCCGATGAGCGACTTGCGAAACCAAGAAGGCTTTGAGACGGAGTTTGAAGGGGCCAGACCCTCTTTGGAGGCGCGGCTCAGATCGGACTGCTTGCGACCCAGAATCTTGGAAGCAGATGACTTGGGTCTTGACGGATCCGTAGCATCGGCAAAGTATTCGTGGTTCAAAGACTGCGTAGACGTAGGACGGTTCTTGGGATCCCACATCAGACACCAGGTGACAAAGTGGCTCAGCGCAGGCGGCCACTGAGGAGTCTGCAGGATGGTGTCCATGGCGTGAGGCGCCATCttgggaaaagagaagcccAGCTTGGAGGCCAGTCTAGTACCTTCGCGCCATTCGCCTCCTCCAACGCGGGCACCGGCCTTGTTGTACCAGTTTCCGGGGCTGCCCATGATTTCGCAAACTCTCCACACCTGGTCAACCTCGTTTCCACCAGGGAACAGCGGCTTCAGCGTAGCAATCTccacggccatggcgccgaCGGCCCAGATGTCGACGGGCGCCGAATACTCGCCGGCGCGCAGCAGAACCTCGGGCGCTCGGTACCATCTTGTGGAGACGTAGGTGGTGTATGGAAGCTTGGAGTGAGTCTCACGGGCGAGACCGAAATCAGCCAGCTTGACGGTGTAAGTAGGAGGAGTCGAGGGTGGGGTGACCAGGGCAG is a window from the Trichoderma atroviride chromosome 5, complete sequence genome containing:
- a CDS encoding uncharacterized protein (EggNog:ENOG41~TransMembrane:13 (i51-70o90-110i122-140o146-167i179-198o210-229i250-270o282-304i324-347o359-380i387-408o420-443i530-548o)) → MDEKEAIAAPMGLETPSSEKETAVNTSDSESAQPSTPTPASSDPVRSITGLRWLLVCFALYVGTFVYGLDTTIAADVQGAVVERFGHVEQLAWIGAGFPLGSVVVITLWGKLYGTFNMKWNFAVAMVLFQVGSALCGAAPTMTALIVGRVIAGAGGAGIFMGTLQYFTALSLPKERGTYLSGTAFWWGIGAVLGPLVGGGFTQSSATWRWAFYINLVLGGVFAPVYVFCLPDVHPVTDRTILQRVKTFDYLGLLLGAAAWVTYTMGFTMAGGQWPWNDGRTIATIVVFGVLTVLYLSQQTFCWFTTLENRSLPVHLFRSRTQILLAISTLSNIASLFVMTYFIPIYFQFVHGDSAVDAAVRLLPLVIVTVSFNLASGHFLSRIQYYMPMYVVSGVLVSLGSALLTAYLDPDTPKSYIYGFTVLTGVGTGLTIQIGFTVATLVCDPKDQGNALSIQNIAQVGGQAVWLVIAGQVFHSTAVKNLTEVLAGTSFTQADIQAAIAGAQSVIFEEITGDLRTQAILAITKAMQRVFICICAGGGGIIVTGLLMKREKLFGEIIVHGG
- a CDS encoding uncharacterized protein (EggNog:ENOG41), encoding MTQTQKRCWNCRQQKIACDKTRPHCNNCVKKGRQCLGYGLKLSWPRKGDERRSASLHKKHFIIPVRAKEAVFVHATSEDVRASQDNALSRYEACERWCVRQPDVNMAKLDPFLSTNSWSPVARILSSSNRNDELYGLLVRMAFQDDSLPSLASRYAISALSYQHLAMEKAAVMHQMAAIRALQAAIETAKAAECMQMMAASMLLNIYETMNFDTSDLNWAIFFCGTKRLANMITKQHDTYFGDEAMIIDWIFYHDAMYKFSIRHWRKRNQDQVHLAGQKKVLSKAVFSPERQTIVPILGCSLELLDLLCQVVDHVYEPGHPSRLSESHLKTVRSLEIRLKYLEQRQAAVLPSDTMQATQETQIAELFRLAATIYLVRMAKGEPETSKCLASAMDQAFRILNEIEYCDRPWPLFIIGLESRTEEQRSRMMQVLESSVKRRPLGSMTLVKRMVPDAWTQQDLREAPMEPFALYDVIIGRNRVTPCFT
- a CDS encoding uncharacterized protein (EggNog:ENOG41) encodes the protein MQNLSLPVRTTPSRRNQESRSYFTSYTPPSSTEAINGPVREPVREQPPMTDRLIVGVDFGTTFSGVAAVYTSTPDDVEIIKTWPGGNGITSDKVPTEISYSFPANDSTGAEPTVKWGFQFKPDESRLRCIKLFLDRSQKLPFYVSPLDTAAQLKKFNKNVVDAVSDYLTQIYRHTMDTLTRRYGESFMASTKVEFVLTCPAVWSDAAKNTTLQAAERAGMGSRSEIQMISEPEAAAVYTLKAIQPNHLNIGDNFIVCDAGGGTVDLIAYKIISLKPLRVEESAVGTGGLCGSAFLNYRFEEHVRTRLGQARFDEMKTKKGKTWQMGLRYFEEFVKRNFNEDEHQEINVPFPGLPDDEEAGLDSGFMVMSAEQIKDIFEPVVKEVCDLVQGQVEGLRAKGGIVSGIVLVGGFGQSDYLYRRLKSHFSSAAPPPYSERPTHANANSSQDSGSIEVMQPVYAWTAVVRGAVLRGLEGNMVISRKSRMHYGTSFATVYDEEKHSVSERYWSPLWERWMVSDRMQWHIAKGESLSPLSPIAFHYTRNFRPGQSLIVTDDLIACDADDPPAAYTRDLVNVCTLTTDLNAVPRSLFTRLTTTRGVEFDNLDFTLEMIVDSAGLGFELKVDGVRYGRVEAEFH
- a CDS encoding uncharacterized protein (BUSCO:EOG092D1884), whose protein sequence is MATVEMTLRQQPHGTMALEDRFEVVKEIGDGSFGSVVLARTRTAGAAVARRGTLVAIKSMKKTFESLSPCLELREVVFLRTLPPHPHLVPALDIFLDPFTKKLHIAMEYMEGNLYQLMKARDHKYLDNSSVKSILFQIMQGLEHIHSHNFFHRDIKPENILVSTSAHQDTSNSFRRYSALVTPPSTPPTYTVKLADFGLARETHSKLPYTTYVSTRWYRAPEVLLRAGEYSAPVDIWAVGAMAVEIATLKPLFPGGNEVDQVWRVCEIMGSPGNWYNKAGARVGGGEWREGTRLASKLGFSFPKMAPHAMDTILQTPQWPPALSHFVTWCLMWDPKNRPTSTQSLNHEYFADATDPSRPKSSASKILGRKQSDLSRASKEGLAPSNSVSKPSWFRKSLIGRSDIPETVVVAPIQPSPVQTSSTVDTANTKQVAKSKRTTWANGLSSAAPMPILPSIKPISPLSDAVTARANSNTDSLDKSKKLGRQLSVNSSNNNYTELHRAQAERALNGQTGLASPPSAHKESFFSHLRKRARRFSGRHQTPVSPAYDDMEAQVGCSPWNSNRSSMLVDQQVSVVPKVEGGYESLDKALHDVQGAEPRAPVPPVTSACRRRKA